Proteins encoded within one genomic window of Pongo pygmaeus isolate AG05252 chromosome 6, NHGRI_mPonPyg2-v2.0_pri, whole genome shotgun sequence:
- the NUPR2 gene encoding nuclear protein 2: MEAAAERALPRLQPLALPPPPISYEEELYDCLDYYYLRDFPACGAGRSKGRTRREQALRSNRPAAGGHERKVAQKLLNGQRKRRQRQLQPRLRTRLT; encoded by the coding sequence ATGGAAGCGGCCGCAGAGCGGGCGCTTCCGCGTCTGCAGCCTCTGGCCCTGCCGCCGCCACCCATAAGCTACGAGGAGGAGCTTTACGACTGCCTGGACTACTACTACCTGCGCGACTTCCCGGCCTGCGGGGCGGGGCGCAGCAAGGGCCGGACTCGGCGCGAGCAGGCGCTGCGCTCCAACCGGCCTGCGGCTGGCGGGCACGAGCGCAAGGTCGCGCAGAAGCTCCTCAATGGCCAGCGCAAGCGCCGCCAGCGCCAGCTGCAACCCAGGCTGCGCACTCGcctcacctga